The region TTCCCGGACGTCAAGTACACGGTGCACCCGCTGCCGGCCGGCCCGAAGGGCAAGGGCACGCTCTCCTTCACCAACTGCTGGGGGATCGCGGCCAAGAGCCAGCACAAGGAGCAGGCGATCAAGTTCGTCGAGGCGATGACCAGCGTTGACCAGCAGATGGCCTTCGCCAAGGCGTTCGGTGTCATGCCGTCGCGCCAGGCCGCCCGGGACCAGTACACCCAGGCGTTCCCGGCGGACAAGCCGTTCATCGACGGCGCCGAGTACGCCCAGGGCCCGGTGAACGCGCCGAAGATGGACAGCGTCCTGGTCGACTTCGACGCCCAGCTCTCCGCGCTGGCCAGCACCGACCCGAAGACGATCCTGGCGAACCTGCAAAAGAACGCCACCGCCACCCTCGGCGGCTGACGCCGTGACGAAGGGCCCCGGTCACCGGACCGGGGCCCTTCGCCCGACACCTTCCCCCCTCGAAGAGTTTCCCCTTGAAAAGAGGAAGCATGGCTTCCGGAGTCCCGGCCGCTCCCCGCCGTTCACGTGGCGGAATCCGCGGCAACGAGCGGATCGCCGGCTGGGTCTTCGTCGCCCCGGTCGTGGTGATCCTCGGCATCTTCCTGCTGCTGCCGATCCTGATGGCGCTCTGGGTGAGCCTCACCTCCTGGAACGGCCAGGGCAGCCCGTTCACCAGCAAGACCCCGTTCGTCGGCGCGGACAACTACACCCACCTGTTCACCGAGGACGGGCTGGCCCGCCGCGACTTCATGACCTCGATCCGGAACAACCTGTACTACGTGGCGATCGTCGTACCGGTGCAGACCGCGCTCGCCCTCCTGCTCGCCCTGGTGGTCAACCACCGGATGCTCAAGGGCAAGGCGTTCTTCCGGACCGCGTTCTACTTCCCGTCGGTCACCAGCTCGGTGGCGATCAGCGTGGTCTTCCTGTTCATGTTCGCCAACTCCGGGGCGATCAACGGACTGCTGGGGATGGTCGGCATCGACGGGCCGCAGTGGTTCGCCGACTCGCGTGGCACCCTGCACCTGTTCTTCGGGTTGTTCGGGGTGGATCAACCGCCGGCCGCGTTGAGCAGCGGCGGACCGCTCGGGCTGAGCTGGTGGGACTGGCTGTCCGGGCCGAGCGTGGCGATGACCGCGATCATCGCGCTGGTCATCTGGACCACCTCGGGCACGTTCATGCTGATGTTCCTCGCCGCGCTCCAGGGTGTGCCGGTGGCGCTGGAGGAGGCCAGCGTGCTGGACGGCACGACCCGGTGGCAGCGGCTGCGCTACCTCACCCTGCCGATGATCAAGCCAACCCTGTTCCTGGTACTGACCCTCGGCCTGATCGGATCGTGGCAGGTCTTCGACCAGATCTACGTGATGAGCCAGGGCAACCCGGCCAAGACCACGCTCACCCCGGCGTACCTGTCCTACCGGACCGCGTTCCGGGACTTCGACTACGGCAGCGGTGCGGCGATCTCGTTCGTCCTGTTCCTGATCATCATCGTGCTGACCCTGGCGCAGCGGCGGCTGATGCGCGACCGGGACACCGGCCGCTCGTTGCGCTGGTGGCGCCGGTCCGAGCGGAGGTCGTGAGATGTCGATCGTGACCGACCCCCCGACCAGGGGGAACGCGCCGGCCGGCAGCCCGCCGCCGCCACCGGCGGCTCGGGCGCCGAGCACCGCCGTCAGGCCGGGCCGTCGGCGGGAGCCGCGCGGTCTGGTGACCAGCTTCGTCGGGTACGCCATCCTGATCTTCTTTGCGCTGGTCTTCCTCTACCCGTTCGTGATCCAGATCGCCAGCTCGTTCAAGACCGAGCCGGACGCGGCGGCGAACCCGCTCTCCCCGGTGCCGAGCCCGGTCGACCTGGACAGCTTCCAGCGGATCTTCGAGGGCACCAACTTCCCGCTCTGGCTGGGCAACTCGCTGCTGGTCACGGTCGTGGTCACGCTCGGCCGGGTGTTCCTGGACTCGCTCGCCGGTTACGCCCTGGCCCGGCTGCGCTTCCGGGGCCGGAACGCGATCTTCGCCGCCGTGGTGGCGGTGATGGCGGTCCCCGGTGTGGTGCTGCTGATCCCGAAGTTCCTGGTCCTCAACCAGCTCGGCATCTACAACACGTACACCGCGCTGATCCTGCCGCTGCTGGTGGACGCCGCCGGGGTCTTCATCATGAAACAGTTCTTCGAGTCGGTGCCGGCCAGCGTCGAGGAGGCGGCCCGGATCGACGGCGCGGGCGTGTTCCGTACGTTCTGGTCGGTGGTGCTGCCGACCGCCAAACCGGCCCTGATCACGCTGACCATCCTGTCGTTCCAGGGCTCCTGGAACGAGTTCCCGCACAGCCTGGTCGCGGTCCAGGACCCGAACCTGTTCACCCTGCCCCGAGGGCTCGCCGACCTGGTCAGCGGCTCGCTCGGGGCGGGCACCCAGTACCCGCTCAAGCTCGGCGCCGCGCTGCTGGCCACCATCCCGGTGGCGATCATCTTCGTAGTCTTCCAGCGTTACTTCGTCCGCGACGCCAACCAGGGCGCCGACAAGGGCTGACGCCCTGCGCCAGGGAGCCCGTCGACGCTCACGAAGCGTCGGCGGGCTTCTCGGTGTCCGGGGTCCCGTCGGCGTCGGCCGACGGCTCGGCGTCGAGGGCCACGTGCAGGCGCAGTTGGGGGACCAACATGTCGTCCACGTCCAGCGCCCGGGTCGCCCCGTCCGGCTCCCAACCCGTGCTGGCCAGGAACGCCCTGGTCGCCTCGTCGCCGTCGAAGGCCCAGGCGACCGCCGTACGGGCGCCGTCCTCACGCCACAGGTCGACGCTCGCCGCGAGCAGCCGACTGCCGTGCCCCCGACGGCCCCAGCGCGGCTCGACCAGCAGGTCGGTCACCCCGATCAGGTCCGGGACCAGCGTTTGCGCGGGTTCGTCCGGGGCAAGTGACTGCTCGTCTGCCGGTCCGGATGCGGCAAAACCCACCAGATAAGATTTCTCCGCCTGCTCGATCGCCACCAGCACCCGGTGCCGGGGGGAAGGCGGTGCCTCGATCGCGGCCGACCACCGCTTGCCGAGCCACCCCTCGTCCAGCCGGTCGAGCACGTGCCTGGGCAGCAACCGGCGATAGGCGACCCGCCAGGTCGCGAGCTGAATGCGTGCGATTTCG is a window of Micromonospora sp. NBC_01699 DNA encoding:
- a CDS encoding carbohydrate ABC transporter permease, whose product is MTDPPTRGNAPAGSPPPPPAARAPSTAVRPGRRREPRGLVTSFVGYAILIFFALVFLYPFVIQIASSFKTEPDAAANPLSPVPSPVDLDSFQRIFEGTNFPLWLGNSLLVTVVVTLGRVFLDSLAGYALARLRFRGRNAIFAAVVAVMAVPGVVLLIPKFLVLNQLGIYNTYTALILPLLVDAAGVFIMKQFFESVPASVEEAARIDGAGVFRTFWSVVLPTAKPALITLTILSFQGSWNEFPHSLVAVQDPNLFTLPRGLADLVSGSLGAGTQYPLKLGAALLATIPVAIIFVVFQRYFVRDANQGADKG
- a CDS encoding GNAT family N-acetyltransferase, coding for MALGYVRPARPSDAAEIARIQLATWRVAYRRLLPRHVLDRLDEGWLGKRWSAAIEAPPSPRHRVLVAIEQAEKSYLVGFAASGPADEQSLAPDEPAQTLVPDLIGVTDLLVEPRWGRRGHGSRLLAASVDLWREDGARTAVAWAFDGDEATRAFLASTGWEPDGATRALDVDDMLVPQLRLHVALDAEPSADADGTPDTEKPADAS
- a CDS encoding carbohydrate ABC transporter permease, which gives rise to MASGVPAAPRRSRGGIRGNERIAGWVFVAPVVVILGIFLLLPILMALWVSLTSWNGQGSPFTSKTPFVGADNYTHLFTEDGLARRDFMTSIRNNLYYVAIVVPVQTALALLLALVVNHRMLKGKAFFRTAFYFPSVTSSVAISVVFLFMFANSGAINGLLGMVGIDGPQWFADSRGTLHLFFGLFGVDQPPAALSSGGPLGLSWWDWLSGPSVAMTAIIALVIWTTSGTFMLMFLAALQGVPVALEEASVLDGTTRWQRLRYLTLPMIKPTLFLVLTLGLIGSWQVFDQIYVMSQGNPAKTTLTPAYLSYRTAFRDFDYGSGAAISFVLFLIIIVLTLAQRRLMRDRDTGRSLRWWRRSERRS